One segment of Gammaproteobacteria bacterium DNA contains the following:
- the narJ gene encoding nitrate reductase molybdenum cofactor assembly chaperone gives MRIFQIIATLLHYPDESLWRHVEPLRQALTEEAVLNAAEQDALDGFLDDLIGHDLIDAQARHVDTFDRGRARSLYLFEHVYGESRDRGQAMVELNRLYRRHGYVISARELPDYLPLYLEFLSRLPPGEALERLGEIGGLVQHLYAQLVERRNRHAVLLEPLLRLCGLDGNDPLLHERIAAEVPDDTPAALDAVWMEAPVTFGTADGTGCSAGQRPVEQSIQWRDRRVSGNPSRHGGDE, from the coding sequence ATGCGCATCTTCCAGATCATCGCCACACTGCTGCACTACCCCGACGAGTCCTTGTGGCGGCATGTCGAACCACTGCGTCAGGCCCTGACCGAAGAGGCTGTGTTGAACGCGGCCGAACAGGATGCCTTGGATGGATTTCTCGACGATCTGATCGGGCACGATCTGATCGACGCACAGGCCCGTCATGTCGATACCTTCGACCGCGGTCGCGCCCGCTCGCTGTACCTGTTCGAGCATGTCTACGGTGAATCGCGCGATCGCGGCCAGGCCATGGTCGAGCTCAACCGGCTGTATCGGCGCCACGGCTATGTCATCAGCGCCCGCGAACTACCCGATTATCTGCCACTGTATCTGGAGTTTCTGTCACGGCTGCCACCGGGCGAGGCACTGGAGCGCCTGGGCGAGATCGGTGGCCTGGTGCAGCACCTGTACGCACAGCTGGTCGAGCGCCGCAATCGCCACGCTGTGCTGCTGGAGCCATTGCTGCGCCTGTGCGGTCTGGACGGCAACGATCCGCTGCTGCACGAACGCATCGCCGCCGAAGTACCCGACGATACCCCGGCGGCACTGGACGCGGTGTGGATGGAGGCGCCAGTGACCTTTGGCACAGCGGATGGGACCGGCTGCAGTGCCGGTCAGCGGCCGGTGGAACAATCGATCCAGTGGCGGGATCGCCGGGTATCAGGCAATCCCTCTCGGCATGGCGGAGACGAATGA
- the amrA gene encoding AmmeMemoRadiSam system protein A → MPSAERRLDDSVRRTLLELAARSVTHGLEHGTPLPVEAAAYPEPLCAPGASFVTLRIMGDLRGCIGSLEHRRPLVVDITDNAFAAAFRDPRFAPVRSAEVSDIDIHIAVLGPAEPLTYADEADLIDCLRPEIDGLILRAGHRHGTFLPSVWDALPRPQDFLYHLKRKAGLPGDYWSDDVRVWRYETESFPDDH, encoded by the coding sequence ATGCCATCGGCTGAGCGCCGCCTCGACGACAGCGTCCGCCGGACGCTCCTGGAACTCGCCGCCCGCTCGGTGACGCATGGCCTCGAACACGGCACGCCCCTGCCCGTCGAGGCCGCGGCCTACCCGGAGCCGTTGTGCGCACCCGGCGCCAGCTTCGTCACCCTGCGTATCATGGGCGACCTGCGCGGCTGTATCGGCTCGCTGGAGCACCGTCGACCACTGGTGGTGGACATCACCGACAACGCCTTCGCAGCGGCCTTTCGTGATCCGCGCTTCGCGCCGGTGCGCAGTGCGGAGGTATCGGACATCGATATTCACATCGCCGTGCTGGGTCCGGCCGAGCCTTTGACGTACGCCGACGAGGCCGATCTCATCGACTGCCTGCGTCCGGAAATCGACGGTCTGATCCTGCGCGCCGGCCACCGTCACGGCACCTTTCTGCCATCGGTCTGGGACGCCCTTCCCCGCCCACAGGATTTTCTGTACCACCTCAAACGCAAGGCCGGTCTACCCGGGGACTATTGGTCGGACGACGTGCGGGTGTGGCGCTACGAGACGGAATCCTTTCCCGACGATCACTGA
- a CDS encoding MFS transporter: MTGIRVTRAKERAAVYGAGLAQGVALVTFPAASAVFTSASGYGLSSMEYGGMFVPQAITAIGASLLGAGLTRRLGTRRIYLLGLVANLLAMALLVASRLVINEHAQAYAVLLAATGCLGAGFGLTVPALNTFVAAFFPRKTDKALLALNALLGAGTALAPVFIALFVGLGIWWGLPILVGALLLGLLLFSMRLPLREDTETGGDGSEPGHTGVPARFWVFAAFALLYGVCETMNGNWAPLYMIRQLDANATQAALALTAFWGMVTAGRVLFAATGKWLPERAVCRALPLLLAAGFIAIALLRPPQPLLGIAAFALAGLGCSALLPLAISFGQVELKTIRASVAGGLIAFYQIGYGIAAFGVGPLQAQAGLGLDAIFSATTVVALALAGLALFIARHPARVALAAPRART; encoded by the coding sequence ATGACAGGCATCCGGGTAACGCGGGCCAAGGAACGCGCGGCCGTATACGGCGCCGGCCTGGCTCAAGGCGTGGCGCTGGTCACGTTTCCAGCCGCCAGCGCCGTCTTCACCAGTGCAAGCGGTTACGGTCTGTCCAGTATGGAATACGGCGGGATGTTCGTGCCGCAGGCGATCACGGCGATCGGTGCGTCGCTGCTCGGCGCCGGCTTGACGCGTCGCCTCGGCACCAGGCGCATCTACCTGCTGGGGCTGGTCGCGAATCTACTGGCGATGGCGCTGCTCGTGGCGAGCCGGTTGGTAATCAATGAGCACGCGCAGGCGTACGCCGTCCTGCTCGCCGCCACCGGCTGTCTCGGTGCCGGTTTTGGATTGACGGTACCGGCGCTGAACACCTTCGTCGCCGCGTTCTTCCCCCGCAAGACAGATAAGGCGTTGCTGGCGCTGAATGCGCTGCTGGGAGCGGGGACCGCGCTGGCGCCGGTTTTCATCGCGCTGTTCGTCGGCCTGGGAATCTGGTGGGGGTTGCCGATCTTGGTCGGCGCGCTGCTCCTGGGCCTGCTTCTTTTCAGTATGCGCCTGCCATTGCGCGAGGACACGGAGACCGGTGGGGACGGATCAGAACCGGGGCACACCGGGGTTCCGGCCCGCTTCTGGGTGTTTGCCGCATTCGCGCTATTGTATGGCGTGTGCGAAACGATGAATGGCAACTGGGCGCCGCTCTACATGATCCGGCAATTGGACGCGAATGCTACGCAGGCGGCGCTGGCACTGACCGCATTCTGGGGCATGGTGACCGCAGGACGCGTCCTCTTTGCCGCCACCGGGAAATGGCTGCCCGAACGCGCCGTCTGCCGGGCGCTACCGCTGCTGCTGGCCGCCGGTTTCATTGCCATCGCCCTCCTGCGCCCACCCCAGCCCCTGCTCGGCATCGCGGCTTTTGCCCTGGCCGGTCTGGGTTGCTCGGCACTCTTGCCACTCGCCATCAGCTTCGGCCAGGTGGAACTCAAGACCATCCGCGCCTCGGTGGCGGGCGGATTGATTGCGTTCTACCAGATCGGTTACGGGATTGCGGCCTTCGGTGTCGGTCCCTTGCAGGCGCAGGCGGGCTTGGGTCTGGATGCGATCTTTAGCGCAACGACCGTCGTCGCGCTGGCGCTGGCCGGGTTGGCATTGTTCATCGCCCGCCATCCTGCCAGAGTCGCCCTGGCAGCGCCACGTGCGCGAACTTGA
- the amrB gene encoding AmmeMemoRadiSam system protein B — translation MHSIRPPAVAGQFYPADAEELRTLVNDLLQRVPVTGTAPKAVIVPHAGYVYSGPIAASAYARLQPLRGQITRVLLLGPAHRVAFHGLAASSAAAFRTPLGDVPLDTAAATALAQLPQVHTRDDAHALEHSLEVQLPFLQTVLDRFLLVPLVVGDASYAEVAAVLELLWGGPETLIVISSDLSHYHDYATAQRLDRATSAAIEALAPEHIDDGDACGHMPVGGLLQAARARGLHARTIDVRNSGDTAGPRDRVVGYGAYAIG, via the coding sequence ATGCACTCCATTCGCCCGCCTGCCGTCGCCGGCCAGTTCTACCCTGCCGATGCCGAGGAGCTGCGCACCCTGGTAAACGACCTCCTGCAGCGCGTCCCGGTAACGGGCACCGCACCGAAGGCGGTGATCGTGCCGCATGCGGGCTATGTCTATTCCGGCCCGATCGCCGCGAGTGCCTACGCGCGCCTGCAACCGTTGCGTGGACAGATCACCCGCGTACTGCTGCTGGGGCCCGCGCACCGGGTGGCCTTCCACGGTCTGGCCGCCAGCAGTGCCGCTGCCTTCCGCACGCCGCTGGGTGACGTCCCACTGGACACCGCCGCCGCGACGGCGCTGGCGCAGCTGCCGCAGGTGCATACCCGCGACGATGCCCATGCCCTGGAACACAGCCTCGAGGTGCAGTTGCCGTTCCTGCAGACGGTGCTCGACCGCTTCCTGCTCGTTCCGCTGGTGGTCGGCGACGCCAGCTATGCGGAGGTCGCGGCGGTGCTCGAGCTGCTCTGGGGCGGCCCCGAGACCCTGATCGTCATCAGCTCGGACCTCAGCCATTACCACGACTATGCCACCGCGCAGCGGTTGGACCGCGCCACCTCGGCCGCGATCGAGGCCCTCGCGCCCGAGCACATCGACGACGGTGATGCCTGTGGCCACATGCCAGTCGGCGGTCTGCTGCAGGCGGCGCGGGCACGTGGCCTGCACGCCCGAACAATCGATGTGCGCAACTCCGGCGATACCGCCGGTCCGCGCGATCGCGTCGTGGGGTACGGTGCCTATGCCATCGGCTGA
- the narH gene encoding nitrate reductase subunit beta: MKIRAQIGMVLNLDKCIGCHTCSITCKNVWTSREGVEYAWFNNVETKPGIGYPRDWENQDHWNGGWQRTGTGELLPRQGGKWRLLANIFANPNLPQIDEYYEPFNFDYQRLHNAPESKAQPTAKPYSALTGKPMDKIVWGPNWEEILGGEFAKRSKDYNFREVEKEIYGQFENTFMMYLPRLCEHCLNPSCIASCPSGAIYKREEDGIVLIDQDKCRGWRMCISGCPYKKIYYNWQSGKSEKCIFCYPRIEAGSPTVCSETCVGRIRYLGVLLYDADRIKQAASVADERDLYQAQLDIFLDPEDPAVIAQALADGVQQSWLNAARRSPVYKMAMDWKVAFPLHPEYRTLPMVWYVPPLSSISAAVDQGQIGFDGEIPDVASLRIPVKYLANLLTAGDERLVIEALRRMFAMRIYRRHLTVDGATDTAVLGQVGLSQVQVDEMYQIMAIANYEDRFVIPTNHRELSTGDPYGERSGCGFSFGDGCNTSGINPTNLFGSKNPQRRKFPIPVKVVPKSSATRK, from the coding sequence ATGAAGATTCGTGCCCAGATCGGCATGGTACTCAACCTCGACAAGTGCATCGGCTGCCACACCTGCTCGATCACCTGCAAGAATGTATGGACCTCGCGCGAGGGGGTCGAGTACGCCTGGTTCAACAACGTCGAGACCAAGCCCGGTATCGGCTATCCCAGGGACTGGGAAAATCAGGATCACTGGAACGGCGGTTGGCAACGCACCGGCACGGGCGAGCTGCTGCCGAGGCAGGGCGGCAAATGGCGGCTGCTGGCCAATATCTTCGCCAATCCCAACCTGCCGCAGATCGATGAATACTACGAGCCGTTCAACTTCGACTACCAGCGCCTGCACAACGCCCCCGAGTCCAAGGCCCAGCCGACGGCCAAGCCCTATTCGGCACTGACCGGCAAGCCGATGGACAAGATCGTATGGGGTCCCAACTGGGAGGAGATCCTGGGTGGGGAATTCGCCAAACGTTCTAAAGACTACAACTTCCGCGAGGTCGAAAAGGAGATCTACGGACAGTTCGAGAATACCTTCATGATGTACCTGCCGCGGCTGTGCGAGCACTGCCTCAATCCGAGCTGTATCGCCTCCTGTCCCTCGGGCGCGATCTACAAGCGCGAGGAGGATGGCATTGTGCTGATCGACCAGGACAAGTGCCGCGGCTGGCGTATGTGCATCTCGGGCTGTCCCTATAAGAAGATCTACTACAACTGGCAATCGGGCAAATCCGAGAAGTGCATCTTCTGCTATCCACGCATCGAGGCCGGCTCGCCGACGGTGTGCTCGGAGACCTGCGTCGGGCGCATCCGCTATCTCGGCGTGCTGCTCTACGACGCCGACCGCATCAAACAGGCCGCCTCGGTAGCCGACGAACGCGATCTCTACCAGGCTCAGCTGGACATATTTCTCGATCCGGAGGATCCAGCGGTCATCGCCCAGGCGCTGGCCGATGGCGTGCAGCAATCGTGGCTGAATGCCGCCCGCCGGTCGCCGGTCTACAAGATGGCGATGGACTGGAAGGTCGCCTTTCCGCTGCACCCGGAGTACCGCACCCTGCCGATGGTCTGGTACGTACCGCCGTTGTCTTCGATCAGTGCCGCCGTGGATCAAGGCCAGATCGGCTTCGACGGCGAGATCCCTGATGTCGCCTCGCTGCGCATCCCGGTGAAGTATCTGGCCAACCTGCTCACGGCCGGCGATGAAAGGCTGGTGATCGAGGCCTTGCGGCGCATGTTCGCCATGCGCATCTACCGGCGCCACCTGACCGTGGACGGCGCCACCGACACCGCCGTCCTGGGCCAGGTGGGCCTGAGTCAGGTGCAGGTCGATGAGATGTACCAGATCATGGCCATCGCCAACTACGAGGATCGCTTCGTCATCCCCACCAATCACCGCGAGTTGTCGACCGGCGATCCCTACGGCGAGCGCAGCGGATGCGGCTTCAGCTTTGGCGACGGCTGCAACACCAGCGGCATCAATCCGACCAATCTGTTCGGTTCCAAAAACCCCCAGCGGCGTAAATTCCCGATACCGGTCAAGGTCGTGCCCAAGTCATCCGCAACGCGCAAGTGA
- the narI gene encoding respiratory nitrate reductase subunit gamma, with protein sequence MDSFLNNLLFGIYPYVAGTVFLFGSLVRFDMSQYTWKTNSSQIVDASPRFRLANNLFHIGVLFLLFGHFFGLLTPHSWEEAVGITPGFHQILAMTSGGIFGLCAVIGGAMLIHRRWTNPRVRAQSSQMDIPIIIILFIQLLLGLATIPVSAQHLNGSEMLTLSAWAQHIVTFRPGAAAIVADVSWIFKLHLFLGLTVFLLFPFTRLVHIWSAPIWYLGRRYQIVRMRGD encoded by the coding sequence ATGGATAGCTTTCTGAATAACCTGCTGTTCGGTATTTACCCCTATGTGGCCGGGACAGTCTTCTTATTCGGCAGTCTGGTGCGTTTCGATATGAGCCAGTATACCTGGAAGACCAACTCCAGCCAGATCGTCGATGCCAGCCCCCGTTTCCGGCTGGCCAACAACCTGTTCCACATCGGTGTACTGTTTTTGTTGTTCGGTCATTTCTTCGGCCTGCTGACGCCACACAGCTGGGAAGAAGCCGTGGGGATCACGCCCGGCTTCCATCAGATCCTGGCCATGACCAGCGGCGGCATCTTCGGGCTGTGCGCGGTAATCGGCGGCGCCATGCTCATCCACCGCCGCTGGACAAATCCGCGCGTACGCGCACAGAGCTCACAGATGGACATCCCCATCATCATCATCCTGTTCATCCAACTGCTGCTGGGGCTGGCGACCATCCCGGTCTCGGCACAGCATCTGAACGGCTCGGAGATGCTGACCCTCAGCGCCTGGGCGCAGCACATCGTCACGTTCCGGCCCGGTGCCGCAGCGATCGTGGCGGACGTGTCCTGGATATTCAAACTGCACCTGTTCCTGGGTTTGACGGTGTTTTTACTGTTTCCGTTTACGCGCCTGGTGCATATCTGGAGCGCACCGATATGGTATCTGGGGCGGCGCTACCAGATCGTGCGCATGCGCGGGGATTGA
- a CDS encoding peptidylprolyl isomerase: MPVLVNDIVISDREINIESAHHAGSIAERQSRAAVSLAVRALLLARAIELGLVAAREDASATDAIIDDLLAREVRVPTPDEDACRRYFEANRASLRTPDQAEVRHILLAAAPDDAEARDRARRQGEALITELQADPGRFAALAAQYSACPSRDQGGALGCIGRRQTVPEFESVVLRLPPGLHPRPLETRYGYHVIWVDVRTIGTPQDYEQVRATIADYLKEQGWRQAVSQYLQWLASRARIKGVDLSDQTQTLLR; encoded by the coding sequence ATGCCGGTTCTTGTCAACGACATCGTGATCAGCGATCGGGAGATCAATATCGAGTCGGCGCACCACGCCGGCAGCATCGCCGAGCGACAGAGCCGCGCGGCGGTGTCGCTGGCAGTGCGCGCCCTGCTGCTCGCGCGCGCCATCGAGCTCGGGTTAGTCGCGGCGCGGGAGGACGCGTCCGCCACCGATGCGATCATCGACGATCTGCTCGCGCGCGAAGTGCGGGTTCCCACGCCTGACGAGGATGCCTGCCGACGCTATTTCGAGGCCAACCGTGCGTCGTTGCGTACACCCGACCAGGCGGAGGTCCGGCACATTCTGCTGGCGGCGGCCCCGGACGATGCCGAGGCGCGCGACCGGGCACGTCGACAGGGCGAGGCCTTGATCACGGAACTGCAGGCCGATCCCGGCCGGTTTGCTGCGCTCGCAGCGCAATACTCGGCCTGCCCCTCGCGCGACCAGGGTGGCGCGCTGGGGTGCATCGGGCGCCGCCAGACCGTACCGGAGTTCGAATCGGTGGTGCTGCGCCTGCCGCCGGGCCTGCACCCGCGCCCGCTGGAGACGCGCTACGGTTATCATGTGATCTGGGTCGACGTGCGCACGATCGGCACACCGCAGGACTACGAGCAGGTGCGCGCCACCATCGCCGACTACCTCAAGGAACAGGGCTGGCGTCAGGCCGTCAGCCAGTATCTGCAATGGCTGGCGAGTCGTGCCAGGATCAAGGGTGTGGACCTCAGTGATCAGACGCAGACACTGCTGCGCTAG
- a CDS encoding glucosidase produces MPPNSPSSTVTTASAERQRLAEDKAGRQNWRRWGPYLSERQWGTVREDYSPDGHAWEYLPHSHARSRAYRWGEDGIAGFSDDQQHLCLTLALWNGKDSILKERLFGLTNTEGNHGEDVKELYYYLDATPTNAYLKMLYKYPQAEFPYARLLEENQRRGADEAEFELLDTGLFDQDRYFDVFVEYAKAAPEDILMRITVHNHGPEAAPLTLLPQLCFRNTWSWIRNARKPKLSANNSSINIEHDLLGDFRLACDDHPTLLFCDNETNVRRLYGQADANGFFKDAFHDYVIAGDTSAVNPAQTGTKAGALYELTIPAGQSMTVRIRLTKSGMASMGSPWVDFDAILAQRRSEADEFFAGLQHAITDADARLVQRQAFAGMLWGKQFFHYDIPLWLQGDPTQPPPPPARKHGRNAGWKHLNNADVISMPDKWEYPWFAAWDWAFHCVTLVEIDPEFAKDQLILLMREWYMHPNGQLPAYEWAFSDVNPPVHAWSTFRVFQIDRRQRQEVNPDDPGDLGFLERVFQKLLLNFTWWVNRKDMRGRNIFQGGFLGLDNIGAFDHSRPLPTGGHIDQADATGWMAMYCLNLLRIALELAQHDHVYEDIATKFFEHFLSIAGAINGKDEDSLGLWDESDQFYYDHLNLPDGENVPMKIQSIVGLIPLLAVEVLDSEVMTKLPAFEMRMEWYLKYRPELATLISDWKIGGVGDRRLLSLLRGHRMKALLKRMLDETQFLSGQGVRSLSKAHEQKPFRYVTGGQTYEVSYWPAESHNNLFGGNSNWRGPVWMPINFLLIESLQKFHYYYGDDFKVECPTGSGQFITLDEVADELTRRLARIFLTGADSQRPVLKYHPKLATDPHFKDYVLFHEYFHGDSGRGVGASHQTGWTGLIAKLLRPRRKSPTVPGKDS; encoded by the coding sequence ATGCCACCGAACTCACCATCCTCCACTGTGACGACCGCGTCCGCTGAACGGCAGCGTCTGGCGGAAGACAAGGCCGGCCGGCAGAACTGGCGACGTTGGGGGCCATATCTGTCCGAGCGCCAATGGGGCACGGTACGCGAGGATTACAGCCCCGACGGCCATGCGTGGGAATATCTGCCCCACAGCCATGCCCGTAGCCGTGCGTATCGCTGGGGCGAAGATGGCATCGCCGGCTTCAGTGACGACCAGCAGCACCTCTGCCTGACACTGGCGTTGTGGAATGGCAAGGATTCGATCCTCAAGGAGCGGCTCTTCGGGCTGACGAATACCGAGGGTAATCATGGCGAGGACGTGAAGGAGCTCTATTACTACCTCGATGCCACACCGACGAATGCCTATCTGAAGATGCTCTACAAGTACCCGCAGGCGGAATTCCCGTACGCGCGGCTACTCGAGGAGAATCAGCGGCGCGGTGCGGATGAGGCGGAGTTCGAGCTGCTCGACACCGGGTTATTCGATCAGGATAGATATTTCGACGTCTTCGTGGAGTACGCCAAGGCCGCACCGGAGGATATCCTCATGCGGATCACGGTCCACAATCATGGCCCGGAGGCGGCACCGCTGACCCTGCTACCGCAGCTTTGTTTCCGTAACACATGGTCGTGGATACGCAACGCGCGCAAACCAAAACTCTCAGCGAATAACAGCAGTATCAACATCGAGCACGACCTGTTGGGTGATTTCCGTCTCGCCTGCGACGACCATCCAACACTGTTGTTTTGCGATAACGAGACCAATGTACGTCGACTTTACGGACAAGCCGACGCCAACGGGTTCTTCAAGGATGCCTTTCATGACTATGTGATTGCCGGTGATACGTCGGCGGTCAATCCCGCGCAGACCGGTACAAAGGCGGGTGCACTGTATGAACTGACCATTCCGGCGGGGCAATCCATGACGGTGCGTATCCGGCTCACAAAATCCGGGATGGCATCGATGGGCAGCCCCTGGGTGGATTTTGACGCCATCCTTGCTCAGCGACGCAGCGAGGCAGATGAATTTTTCGCCGGTTTACAGCACGCCATCACCGATGCCGACGCGCGGCTGGTGCAGCGCCAAGCCTTTGCGGGGATGCTCTGGGGCAAACAATTTTTCCATTATGACATCCCGCTGTGGCTGCAGGGCGACCCGACCCAACCGCCACCGCCACCGGCGCGCAAACATGGACGCAACGCCGGCTGGAAGCACTTGAACAATGCCGATGTGATTTCCATGCCGGACAAATGGGAGTACCCCTGGTTCGCCGCCTGGGACTGGGCCTTCCATTGCGTGACCCTGGTCGAAATTGACCCCGAGTTCGCCAAGGACCAGCTCATCCTGCTGATGCGTGAATGGTATATGCACCCGAACGGACAGTTGCCCGCCTATGAATGGGCGTTCAGCGACGTCAACCCACCGGTCCACGCCTGGTCGACGTTCCGTGTCTTTCAAATCGACCGTCGACAGCGGCAGGAGGTCAACCCGGACGACCCCGGCGATCTCGGCTTTCTGGAACGCGTGTTTCAAAAACTGCTGTTGAATTTCACCTGGTGGGTGAACCGCAAGGACATGCGGGGGCGTAATATTTTTCAGGGCGGTTTCCTCGGCCTGGACAACATCGGTGCCTTCGACCACAGCCGGCCGCTGCCAACGGGCGGTCACATCGACCAGGCCGATGCCACGGGCTGGATGGCGATGTACTGCCTCAACCTTCTGCGCATCGCGCTCGAGCTGGCACAGCACGACCATGTCTACGAGGACATCGCCACGAAATTCTTCGAGCACTTCCTCTCCATTGCCGGCGCCATCAACGGCAAAGATGAGGATTCCCTGGGTTTATGGGATGAATCGGACCAGTTTTACTACGATCACCTGAACCTGCCGGATGGGGAGAATGTACCGATGAAAATCCAGTCCATCGTCGGCCTGATCCCGTTGCTGGCTGTCGAAGTACTGGATTCGGAGGTGATGACGAAGCTGCCAGCCTTCGAGATGCGGATGGAATGGTATTTGAAGTACCGCCCGGAACTGGCCACCCTCATCTCCGACTGGAAAATTGGCGGGGTTGGCGATCGTAGACTACTTTCCCTGCTGCGCGGCCATCGAATGAAGGCGTTGCTCAAACGCATGCTGGATGAAACCCAGTTTCTTTCCGGTCAAGGGGTGCGCTCTCTTTCAAAGGCACACGAGCAAAAACCATTTCGTTATGTCACCGGAGGACAGACGTACGAGGTGAGTTACTGGCCGGCGGAATCCCACAACAACTTGTTCGGTGGAAATTCCAACTGGCGTGGCCCCGTCTGGATGCCGATCAACTTTCTGCTCATCGAGTCGCTGCAAAAATTTCATTATTATTATGGCGACGATTTCAAGGTCGAATGCCCGACCGGTTCGGGACAATTCATCACCCTCGACGAGGTCGCTGACGAACTGACGCGCCGTCTCGCCCGGATTTTTCTAACCGGCGCCGACAGCCAGCGACCGGTGTTGAAATACCACCCGAAACTCGCGACCGATCCGCACTTCAAGGACTATGTCCTGTTCCACGAATATTTCCATGGTGACAGCGGACGCGGCGTGGGCGCCTCACATCAGACCGGCTGGACCGGCCTGATCGCCAAACTGCTCCGCCCCCGCAGAAAATCGCCGACGGTACCCGGAAAAGATTCATGA
- a CDS encoding GMC family oxidoreductase: MNHYDFIIIGSGAGGGTLALRLAPSGKRILILERGDYLQREKENWCPTEVFGSNRYVSKDTWYDADGTSFQPGVHYFVGGATKMFGAAMFRLRQEDFAAHRTADGLTPDWPIRYEDLEPYYTQAEHLYHVHGLRGDDPTDPPASAPYAYPPVSHEPRIQEMADGLRRAGYRPAYAPTAIMLTEADRPYSLCIRCNTCDGYPCLVHAKADAEVIAVRPALQHSNVTLLRNAHVHKLETDPGGHTVTRVIVDRAGHREEYRGSIVIVACGAANSARLLLMSANERHPHGLANGSDMVGRHYMFHNAIALIALSKRENPTVFQKTLTINDFYLGAPDYDFPLGNIQMLGKSQGPMFKEDAPKFAPGFTLDRIARHAVDFWLTSEDLPLPQNRVTVNAKGEIQLHYKFTNVEPVNRLRQKLQAMLGHMDMHPHLIPNTLYMGKHIPIAGVAHQSGTCRFGSDPKTSVLDVHCKAHELDNLYVVDTSFFPSIGAVNPSLTAIANALRVGDHLLQRSA, encoded by the coding sequence ATGAATCATTACGATTTCATCATTATCGGCAGCGGGGCCGGCGGCGGCACGTTGGCCCTCAGGCTCGCGCCCTCCGGCAAGCGTATTCTCATTCTCGAGCGCGGTGATTACCTGCAGCGTGAGAAGGAGAATTGGTGCCCAACTGAGGTCTTTGGGAGCAACCGTTATGTATCGAAGGATACGTGGTACGACGCGGATGGTACATCGTTCCAGCCCGGCGTTCACTACTTCGTGGGTGGCGCGACCAAGATGTTCGGCGCGGCAATGTTCCGGTTGCGACAGGAGGACTTTGCCGCCCACCGCACCGCCGATGGCCTGACGCCGGACTGGCCCATCCGTTACGAAGACCTCGAGCCGTACTACACGCAGGCGGAGCACCTCTACCACGTGCATGGCCTGCGTGGCGACGATCCCACCGATCCGCCAGCCAGTGCGCCGTATGCGTACCCGCCGGTGAGTCACGAACCGCGCATCCAGGAGATGGCCGACGGCCTGCGGCGCGCGGGGTATCGACCAGCGTACGCACCCACCGCGATCATGCTCACGGAGGCGGACCGACCTTACAGCCTGTGTATCCGCTGCAATACCTGTGACGGTTATCCCTGCCTGGTCCACGCCAAGGCGGACGCGGAAGTCATCGCCGTCCGGCCGGCGCTGCAGCACTCGAACGTGACGCTGTTGAGGAACGCCCACGTGCATAAGCTCGAGACCGACCCCGGCGGACACACGGTCACCAGGGTGATCGTCGACCGCGCCGGCCACCGCGAGGAATACCGCGGCAGCATCGTCATCGTGGCCTGCGGTGCGGCCAACTCCGCACGCCTGCTCCTGATGTCGGCCAACGAGAGGCATCCGCACGGCCTGGCCAACGGTTCGGACATGGTGGGCCGCCACTATATGTTTCACAATGCCATCGCGCTGATCGCGCTTTCCAAACGCGAGAATCCGACCGTGTTTCAGAAGACGCTGACGATCAACGACTTTTACCTCGGCGCGCCCGATTACGACTTCCCGCTCGGCAATATCCAGATGCTTGGCAAGTCCCAGGGCCCCATGTTCAAAGAGGATGCGCCGAAGTTCGCACCCGGCTTCACCCTGGACCGGATAGCGCGGCATGCCGTGGACTTCTGGCTTACCAGCGAAGACCTGCCACTACCGCAGAACCGCGTCACGGTGAACGCCAAGGGCGAAATTCAGCTCCATTACAAGTTCACGAATGTGGAGCCGGTCAACCGGTTGCGGCAGAAATTACAAGCGATGCTGGGACACATGGACATGCACCCGCACCTGATCCCGAACACGCTCTATATGGGAAAACACATCCCCATTGCCGGTGTCGCCCACCAGTCCGGCACCTGTCGCTTCGGCAGCGATCCGAAAACCTCGGTACTTGACGTCCACTGCAAGGCGCACGAGCTGGACAATCTGTATGTCGTGGACACGAGCTTTTTCCCGAGCATCGGTGCAGTGAATCCGTCGTTGACCGCCATCGCCAATGCCTTGCGCGTGGGCGATCACCTGCTGCAACGCAGCGCATGA